ACCCAACAAAGAGGCGTTGGCCTACGACGTCAAGGCGGCCAATGCCTTGCTTGACGATGCCGGCTGGACCGGGCGCGATGCCGGGGGCTATCGCACTAAAGGCGGGGAGCGCCTGAAGGCGACCCTGTTGACCTTTAGTAACCCGGCCTTTCCCCCCAGTGTCTCGGTGGCTATCCAGGCCGACCTGAAAAAAATCGGCTTCGAAATGCCCATCGAGCTACTGCCGCTGACGCGCGTAATCGAAAGGCGCTACGCCGGGCAATTCCAGGCACTGGCGGACGGTTACTGGCACACCAACACACCCGATGGCCTGTTCGTGCTCTATCACAGCGACTCCATCAGTACCGACAAAAGAATCGGCCAGAACGTCGGGCATTTTCGCGACGCCGAGCTGGATCGAGTACTCAGCGCTGCGCGTCGGTCCCGCGATCCGGTCGAGTTGCAGGCGCTCTACGGTGAAGCGCAAAAGCGCCTGGCCGAGACCGTGCCCTCGGTGCCCTCCCTGGAGGCCCAAGTACTCAGCGCCTATGGTCGCCAAGTGCAGGGCGTGATTTTTGATACCTCCCACAACGTGCCATTTTTCACCAGCGTCTGGCTGGACCGGGGGCAACCATGAGCCTGTTCAAATCCATTGGCTGGCGCCTGCTGGCAGGTGTTGGTGTGCTGTGGGGCGCGGCGACGCTGACCTTTCTGGCTGTCAACTTCAGCGGCGGTGACACTGCCCTGGCAGTCCTTGGTGGCCCCGGAGCGCTGCCTACGCCGGAGTTGTTGGCCAGGGTGCGCGCTGAATATGGCCTGGACCAACCGCTGATTGTGCAATACGGCCATTATCTGATGCGCCTGGCCCATGGCGACCTGGGCGAGTCCTACCGTCTGCGCATCCCGGTGCAACAGGCGATTGCCGAGCAGATCGGCTCAACCATTCAGCTGTCTCTGAGCGCTGCGTTGCTCGCAGTGGTGCTGGCACTGGTCTGCGCGATCCTCACCGCCAACCGTTCGCGCTGGGTTCGCTCAGCCGTCTCAGGCACCGAGCTGGTGCTGTCTTCCGCGCCTTCGTTCGTGATCGGCATGCTGCTGTTGCTGGTGTTCTCGTTTCACTGGCACTGGCTACCGCCGTCCGGTTCCGTGGGCTGGCGCTCGTTGATTCTGCCTACCGTGTCGCTGGCATTGCCGGTAGCGGCGGTGCTGACCCAGCTGTTGCGTCAGTCCCTGGAAGACACCCTGGAGCAACCCTTTATCGCCATGGCCCGAGCACGCGGCTTGTCTGAAACCGCCGTGCGCCTGCGCCATGCCTTGCGCCACGCGCTGGTGCCGTTGGTAACCCTGGCCGGCTTTGTGTTCGCCAGCCTGCTGGGCGGCGCGGTGGTGGTGGAATTGCTGTTTGCACGCCAGGGCATCGGGCGCTTGATGCTCGACGCCACCAGCAACAAGGACGTGCCGATGGTGCTGGGTGTGACCCTGCTCGCGGCCACGGTGTACGTGCTGGTGAACCTGGCCGTCGATTTGATCAACCGCTGGATTGACCCCCGGGCCAATCCAGCGTGAGTGCCTTTGAAGAAGGAAAAACCATGAGTGCTTCGATCTCCACTGAAGTGAGTTATGCCGACTTGCACCAGCGTTTCGCTGACGTATTTGCCCGGATAGCCGACACCGCCGTCGCCCGTGAACAGCAGCGCGAGCTGGCGCATGACGCGGTGGCATGGCTGCGCGAGGCCGGCTTTGGAGCCCTGCGCGTGCCGCAGGCCTTGGGTGGCCTGGGTGCGAGCCTGCCGCAGTTGTTCCGCCTGTTGATCGAGCTGGGCGAGGCCGACTCAAACCTGCCACAGATCGTGCGCGCGCATTTCGGTTTCGTCGAAGGCCGGCTTTCCAGCCGCGACAGCGCTTCCCAGGACTACTGGTTCGCCAAAGTCGTCGCCGGCGAACTGTGGGGTGCCGCGATGGCCGAGCGCACCGACACCACCCGTAACTCGGTAACTCTCAGCGCAGTCGACTCCGGCTGGCAACTGGATGGCGAGAAGTACTACTGCACCGGCACGCTGTACG
This genomic window from Pseudomonas sp. Bout1 contains:
- a CDS encoding ABC transporter permease; this translates as MSLFKSIGWRLLAGVGVLWGAATLTFLAVNFSGGDTALAVLGGPGALPTPELLARVRAEYGLDQPLIVQYGHYLMRLAHGDLGESYRLRIPVQQAIAEQIGSTIQLSLSAALLAVVLALVCAILTANRSRWVRSAVSGTELVLSSAPSFVIGMLLLLVFSFHWHWLPPSGSVGWRSLILPTVSLALPVAAVLTQLLRQSLEDTLEQPFIAMARARGLSETAVRLRHALRHALVPLVTLAGFVFASLLGGAVVVELLFARQGIGRLMLDATSNKDVPMVLGVTLLAATVYVLVNLAVDLINRWIDPRANPA